A genomic region of Cannabis sativa cultivar Pink pepper isolate KNU-18-1 chromosome 1, ASM2916894v1, whole genome shotgun sequence contains the following coding sequences:
- the LOC115708197 gene encoding protein cornichon homolog 4 — MWALWTWLFSFFFILALLLLLGFQLICLVDLEYDYINPYDSASRINNVVLPEFITQGALCLVLLATGHWLVCLLHLPYLYYNVRQYIQGQHLVDVTEIYSQLKVEKKKRFIKMGYLIFLFIFSLFWLLFNLGEEDD, encoded by the exons ATGTGGGCCTTGTGGACTTggctcttctccttcttcttcatcttagcTCTGCTATTACTTCTCGGTTTTcag CTTATATGCTTGGTTGATTTAGAGTATGATTATATCAACCCCTatgattcagcatcaaggataaACAATGTTGTATTGCCAGAGTTTATTACTCAAGGAGCTCTATGCTTAGTACTTCTTGCCACAGGACATTGGCTTGTGTGTCTATTGCATCTCCCATACCTGTATTATAATGTGAGACA ATATATTCAGGGACAGCATTTGGTAGATGTAACTGAAATCTATAGTCAACTAAAAGTGGAGAAAAAGAAACGCTTCATCAAGATGGGATatctcatttttcttttcatcttcTCCTTATTTTG GTTGCTTTTCAACCTTGGAGAAGAAGATGATTAA
- the LOC115706509 gene encoding uncharacterized protein LOC115706509, with the protein MNTVCICNASTSAFPTLPLLPSLFFRPHTDHLQSLKSNFSFRPISFKWPIITACASASEIDMFKTKQGVYAPKKKKVVILWDLDNKPPRGPPYEAAMALKQVAQHFGEVVDASAYANRHAFIHLPQWVMEQRRERKHLDILERKGLVKPPDTDTYVCNVCGRKCKTNLDLKKHFKQLHERERQKKLNRMRSLKGKKRQRFKERFIAGNHKYNEAARSLLTPKVGYGLASELRRAGIFVKTVEDKPQAADWALKRQMQHSMSRGIDWLFLVSDDSDFSEMLRKARDANLGTVVVGDWDRALGRHADVWVPWTGVENGEISEKNLVPRSRRSSELFDTDDNGLFSAGDFDQDLEIDSRLDKVVDELVVSSSEFNGVRISAFSEGEEENDDWIAEETGEDYMLGDTDDDEDSEDEDGIF; encoded by the coding sequence ATGAACACCGTATGCATATGCAACGCTTCTACCAGCGCCTTCCCTACCCTTCCACTTCTTCCTTCCCTCTTCTTCCGCCCTCACACCGATCACCTTCAATCCCTCAAATCCAACTTCTCATTTCGACCCATCTCCTTCAAATGGCCCATCATCACAGCCTGCGCCTCTGCCTCCGAAATCGACATGTTCAAGACCAAGCAAGGCGTCTACGCTCCTAAGAAGAAGAAGGTAGTTATCCTCTGGGACCTCGATAACAAACCCCCTCGTGGTCCTCCTTACGAGGCCGCCATGGCGCTCAAGCAGGTAGCCCAGCACTTCGGCGAAGTGGTCGATGCCTCCGCCTACGCAAACCGCCACGCCTTTATCCACTTACCCCAATGGGTTATGGAGCAGCGCCGCGAGCGTAAACACCTTGATATTCTTGAGCGGAAGGGCTTGGTCAAACCCCCAGACACTGACACCTACGTCTGCAATGTATGTGGCCGCAAGTGTAAGACCAATTTGGACCTTAAGAAACACTTCAAGCAGCTCCACGAGCGCGAACGCCAAAAGAAGCTGAATCGAATGCGATCGCTTAAGGGCAAGAAACGACAGCGTTTCAAGGAGCGGTTCATAGCCGGGAACCACAAGTACAACGAGGCGGCGAGGTCTTTGCTTACTCCCAAGGTTGGGTACGGCTTGGCGTCGGAGCTTAGGCGTGCTGGGATATTTGTTAAGACCGTGGAGGATAAGCCCCAAGCGGCGGATTGGGCTTTGAAGAGGCAAATGCAGCATTCTATGAGCCGAGGGATTGACTGGTTGTTTTTGGTCTCGGACGATTCTGATTTTTCAGAGATGTTGAGAAAGGCTAGGGATGCGAATTTGGGGACTGTGGTGGTCGGGGATTGGGATAGGGCCTTGGGGAGGCATGCTGATGTGTGGGTGCCTTGGACTGGGGTTGAGAATGGGGAGATTTCAGAGAAGAATTTGGTTCCCAGGAGTCGGAGAAGCAGTGAGCTTTTTGATACTGATGATAATGGGTTGTTCTCAGCTGGGGATTTTGATCAAGATTTGGAGATTGACAGTCGTCTGGATAAGGTTGTGGATGAACTTGTGGTATCGAGTTCTGAATTTAATGGTGTGAGAATTTCAGCATTTTCTGAAGGGGAAGAGGAAAATGATGATTGGATTGCAGAGGAAACGGGTGAGGACTATATGTTGGGGGATACCGATGATGATGAAGATTCAGAAGATGAAGATGGGATTTTTTGA